A stretch of Desulfarculaceae bacterium DNA encodes these proteins:
- the gcvPB gene encoding aminomethyl-transferring glycine dehydrogenase subunit GcvPB — protein MKTIFEKSRPGRRGASLPCSRVDERFCRLTELPPELRRAQPAELPEVAEIDLVRHYTQLSRMNFGVDVGTYPLGSCTMKYNPKFTEVVSRLPGFAGLHPLLPQLRRGGLLAQGSLRVIHELEQLLNRITGMHAFTMQPLAGAHGELTGIMIMAAYHNDKGNQRSVVLVPDSAHGTNPASAAIAGYEVVTVPSKGGVMDPTAFKEKLSDQVAGVMMTNPNTVGLFNPHIAEIAEAAHRADALMYYDGANLNAIMGMAKPGEMGFDIVHLNLHKTFGTPHGGGGPGAGPVGVVEHLAEYLPISRVEMRADGTLFLNYDHPKSIGYVAPFYGNFGVCLKAFAYILALGGEGLKEVSEDAVLAANYLRAQLDAKWQVAFDKTCMHEVVFSAADKAAEHGVSAVDVAKALIDAGFHPPTIYFPLTVKEALMIEPTETEAKENLDALVQAMNRIADLAAEDPEALHAAPLSTPVGRLDEVEAARHPVLKEPEA, from the coding sequence GTGAAGACCATCTTCGAAAAAAGCCGCCCCGGACGGCGCGGGGCCTCCCTGCCTTGCTCCCGGGTGGACGAGCGCTTCTGCCGCCTGACCGAGCTGCCCCCCGAGCTCAGGCGCGCCCAACCCGCCGAGCTGCCCGAGGTGGCTGAGATCGACCTGGTCAGGCACTACACCCAGCTCAGCCGCATGAACTTCGGGGTGGACGTGGGCACCTATCCCCTGGGCTCCTGCACCATGAAATACAACCCCAAGTTCACCGAGGTGGTTAGCCGTTTGCCGGGCTTCGCCGGGCTGCACCCCCTGTTGCCCCAGCTTAGGCGCGGCGGCCTGTTGGCCCAGGGCTCCCTGCGGGTCATCCACGAGCTGGAGCAGCTACTCAACCGCATCACCGGGATGCACGCCTTCACCATGCAGCCCCTGGCCGGGGCCCACGGCGAGCTTACCGGCATCATGATCATGGCCGCCTATCACAACGACAAGGGCAACCAGCGCTCGGTGGTGCTGGTGCCTGACTCGGCCCACGGCACCAATCCCGCCTCCGCGGCCATCGCGGGCTACGAGGTGGTCACCGTGCCCTCCAAGGGAGGGGTCATGGACCCCACCGCCTTCAAGGAAAAGCTGAGCGACCAGGTGGCCGGGGTGATGATGACCAACCCCAACACCGTGGGCCTGTTCAACCCCCACATCGCCGAGATCGCCGAGGCGGCCCACCGGGCCGACGCGCTGATGTACTACGACGGGGCCAACCTCAACGCCATCATGGGCATGGCCAAGCCCGGCGAGATGGGCTTCGACATCGTGCACCTGAACCTGCACAAGACCTTCGGCACCCCCCACGGCGGCGGCGGCCCCGGGGCCGGGCCGGTGGGCGTGGTGGAGCATTTGGCCGAGTATCTGCCCATCTCCCGGGTGGAGATGCGCGCCGACGGCACCCTGTTTCTCAACTACGACCACCCCAAGTCCATCGGCTACGTGGCGCCCTTCTACGGCAACTTCGGGGTGTGCCTCAAGGCCTTCGCCTACATCCTGGCCCTGGGCGGCGAGGGGCTCAAGGAAGTGAGCGAGGATGCGGTGCTGGCGGCCAACTACCTGCGGGCCCAACTGGACGCCAAGTGGCAGGTGGCCTTTGACAAGACCTGCATGCACGAGGTGGTGTTCAGCGCGGCGGACAAGGCGGCCGAGCACGGGGTGAGCGCCGTGGACGTGGCCAAGGCCCTGATCGACGCGGGCTTCCATCCGCCCACGATCTACTTCCCCCTCACGGTCAAGGAGGCGCTGATGATCGAGCCCACCGAGACCGAGGCCAAGGAGAACCTGGACGCCTTGGTTCAGGCCATGAACCGCATCGCCGACCTGGCCGCGGAGGACCCCGAGGCCCTGCACGCCGCTCCCCTGAGCACCCCGGTGGGGCGCCTGGACGAGGTGGAGGCGGCGCGCCATCCGGTGCTCAAGGAGCCGGAAGCCTGA
- the gcvPA gene encoding aminomethyl-transferring glycine dehydrogenase subunit GcvPA produces the protein MRFTPHTPEDRADMLAALGLGSVGELFAGLPEDLRCRQWDLPQGLSEPEVSQYLAKLAGLNASGLVCFLGGGFYDHHIPAAVDALISRGEFYTAYTPYQAEMSQGTLQSIFEYQTAICRLTGLDAANASLYDGGTALYEAAMMAVRKTRRKKLLVANNVSPIYRIMLKSYTVNLHLELVEADVSDPAELERLLDQDTAGLILQNPDFFGVLRDYGQHFAMVREAGGLGILGCNPIALAVAKTPAEMGADIAVGEGQPLGLPLSFGGPYLGFMAVTNKLLRTMPGRIVGRTHDAQGRVGYCLTLQTREQHIRREKATSNICSNEALCALAAVLFLGLMGKQGLVELAELNMTQAAYARERLTAIDGVQLLDEGPWFNEFRVRLPLDARMVVSRMIDKGIAAGFPLGRYYPDQANNLLVAVTEKRSKEEIGYLAEGLEAVL, from the coding sequence ATGCGCTTCACCCCCCACACCCCCGAGGACCGCGCGGACATGCTGGCCGCCCTGGGCCTGGGCTCGGTGGGCGAGCTTTTCGCGGGCCTCCCCGAAGACCTGCGCTGCCGCCAGTGGGACCTGCCCCAGGGCCTCAGCGAGCCCGAGGTGAGCCAGTACCTGGCCAAGCTGGCCGGGCTCAACGCCTCCGGCCTGGTGTGTTTTTTGGGCGGCGGCTTCTACGACCACCACATCCCGGCCGCGGTGGACGCCCTGATCAGCCGGGGCGAGTTCTACACCGCCTATACGCCCTACCAGGCCGAGATGTCCCAAGGCACCCTGCAAAGCATCTTCGAGTACCAGACCGCCATCTGCCGGCTCACCGGCCTGGACGCGGCCAACGCCTCGCTCTATGACGGGGGCACCGCGCTCTACGAGGCGGCCATGATGGCGGTGCGCAAGACCCGGCGCAAGAAGCTCCTGGTGGCCAACAACGTGAGCCCCATCTACCGCATCATGCTCAAAAGCTACACCGTGAACCTGCACCTGGAGCTGGTGGAGGCGGATGTCTCCGACCCGGCCGAGCTGGAGCGGCTCTTGGACCAGGACACCGCCGGGCTCATCCTGCAAAACCCCGATTTCTTCGGAGTGCTCCGGGACTATGGCCAGCACTTCGCCATGGTGCGCGAGGCCGGCGGTCTGGGCATCCTGGGCTGCAATCCCATCGCCCTGGCCGTGGCCAAGACCCCGGCCGAGATGGGCGCGGACATCGCGGTGGGCGAGGGACAGCCCCTGGGCCTGCCGCTGAGCTTCGGCGGGCCCTATCTAGGCTTCATGGCCGTGACCAACAAGCTGCTGCGCACCATGCCCGGCCGCATCGTGGGCCGCACCCACGACGCCCAGGGCCGGGTGGGCTATTGCCTCACCTTGCAAACCCGCGAGCAGCACATCCGCCGTGAAAAGGCCACGAGCAACATCTGCTCCAACGAGGCGCTCTGCGCCCTGGCCGCGGTGCTCTTCCTGGGGCTCATGGGCAAACAGGGCCTGGTGGAGCTGGCCGAGCTGAACATGACCCAGGCGGCCTATGCCCGCGAGCGCCTCACGGCCATCGACGGGGTGCAGCTTCTGGACGAGGGCCCCTGGTTCAACGAGTTCCGGGTGCGCCTGCCCCTGGACGCCCGCATGGTGGTCAGCCGCATGATCGACAAGGGCATCGCGGCGGGCTTCCCCCTGGGCCGCTACTACCCGGACCAGGCCAACAACCTCCTGGTGGCGGTGACCGAGAAGCGCTCCAAGGAGGAGATCGGCTATCTGGCCGAGGGACTGGAGGCGGTGTTGTGA
- the gcvH gene encoding glycine cleavage system protein GcvH gives MSAAMQVPEGLHYTSEHEWVRIEGGLAVVGLTHYAQDQLGDITYVELPEMGAELEQMGEMCVVESVKTAADVYAPLAGTVAEVNSALEDAPQLINQDCYGEGWLVKLEGFDQAGLAKLMDAAAYTALLGTGE, from the coding sequence GTGAGCGCCGCGATGCAGGTTCCCGAGGGATTGCACTACACCAGCGAGCATGAGTGGGTTCGGATCGAGGGCGGCCTGGCCGTGGTGGGGCTGACCCATTACGCCCAGGATCAGCTCGGCGACATTACCTACGTGGAGCTTCCCGAGATGGGGGCCGAGCTGGAGCAGATGGGCGAGATGTGCGTGGTGGAGTCGGTGAAGACCGCGGCCGACGTGTACGCGCCCCTGGCCGGCACGGTGGCCGAGGTGAACAGCGCCCTGGAGGACGCGCCCCAGCTCATCAACCAGGACTGCTACGGCGAGGGTTGGCTGGTCAAGCTGGAAGGCTTCGACCAGGCGGGCCTGGCCAAGCTCATGGACGCGGCGGCCTACACGGCGCTCCTGGGCACCGGAGAGTAA
- the gcvT gene encoding glycine cleavage system aminomethyltransferase GcvT, with protein MSSKTPLYDWHAAHGGKLVEFAGWQLPVSYADGVIAEHLATRKHGGLFDISHMGRFAVSGPGALPFLEDLLTNRASKLAPGRAQYTLISDPDGRPIDDAYLYCQGPERYLLVVNAANREAAWAWLSERNQHGAELADISPRLAMLAVQGPDSEDLLGGLLDDPLPPQGRNHGGFNRLGGVDLYVSRTGYTGEPVSFELFPPWEQAAEVWQALAQAGAARGVVPVGLGARDTLRLEAALPLYGHEYGRERPIMEMPTARLGVDLGPEREDFMGKQALAAQAEGLPQRVYLVAALSKGMMREGSPVLKDGEEIGALTSATTVPAWRFADEAPGEDSYVRPLGLARLPSGLEPGDQVEIVYRKRVLPGRVVKAFARPSGRYLQPIEFEGGEM; from the coding sequence TTGAGTTCAAAAACGCCTTTATATGATTGGCACGCCGCGCACGGCGGCAAGCTGGTGGAGTTCGCCGGCTGGCAGCTACCGGTGTCCTACGCCGACGGCGTGATCGCCGAGCACCTGGCCACCCGCAAGCACGGCGGCCTGTTCGATATCAGCCACATGGGCCGCTTCGCTGTCTCCGGGCCGGGCGCGCTGCCTTTCCTGGAAGACCTGCTCACCAACCGGGCAAGCAAGCTGGCCCCGGGCCGGGCCCAATACACCCTCATCTCCGACCCCGACGGCCGCCCCATCGACGACGCCTACCTCTATTGCCAGGGGCCGGAGCGCTATCTGCTGGTGGTCAACGCGGCCAACCGCGAGGCCGCCTGGGCCTGGCTGAGCGAGCGCAACCAGCACGGCGCCGAGCTGGCGGACATCAGCCCGCGCCTGGCCATGCTGGCCGTGCAGGGGCCTGACAGCGAGGACCTGCTGGGCGGGCTGCTGGACGACCCCCTGCCGCCCCAGGGCCGTAACCACGGCGGCTTCAACCGCCTGGGCGGGGTGGATCTCTACGTTTCGCGCACCGGCTACACCGGCGAGCCGGTGAGCTTCGAGCTTTTCCCGCCCTGGGAGCAAGCCGCCGAGGTCTGGCAGGCCCTGGCCCAGGCCGGGGCCGCGCGCGGCGTGGTGCCGGTGGGCCTGGGCGCGCGCGACACCCTGCGCCTGGAGGCGGCCCTGCCCCTCTACGGCCACGAGTACGGCCGGGAGCGCCCCATCATGGAGATGCCCACCGCCCGTCTGGGGGTGGACCTGGGGCCGGAGCGGGAAGATTTCATGGGCAAACAGGCCCTGGCCGCCCAGGCCGAGGGCCTGCCCCAGCGGGTGTATTTGGTGGCCGCTCTGAGCAAGGGCATGATGCGCGAGGGCTCGCCGGTGCTTAAGGACGGCGAGGAGATCGGCGCTCTGACCAGCGCCACCACGGTGCCCGCCTGGCGCTTCGCGGATGAAGCGCCCGGCGAGGATAGCTATGTAAGGCCTCTGGGCCTGGCCCGGCTGCCCAGCGGCCTGGAGCCCGGCGACCAGGTGGAGATCGTTTACCGCAAGCGGGTGCTGCCGGGCAGGGTGGTTAAAGCCTTTGCCCGCCCCAGCGGCCGTTATCTGCAACCGATTGAGTTCGAGGGAGGTGAGATGTGA
- a CDS encoding Lrp/AsnC family transcriptional regulator: MDQINLEIVRHLRDGRKSLGVVAKALGITVNTVRARLAKLTGQGVLAVKGVVNPEKIDGHMLVIIGVKLGTPKLVDGAERFQELKGVVSVAVVTGRFDLLATVLLTDKFGLTEFYAQEVAKVDQVLSTETFVVYKNLNWHVPYVL, translated from the coding sequence ATGGACCAGATAAACCTGGAGATCGTCAGGCACCTCAGGGATGGCCGCAAATCCCTGGGGGTCGTCGCCAAGGCCCTGGGCATCACCGTCAACACGGTGCGCGCCCGGCTGGCCAAGCTCACCGGGCAGGGCGTGCTGGCGGTCAAGGGGGTGGTGAACCCCGAGAAGATCGACGGCCACATGCTGGTGATCATCGGGGTCAAGCTGGGCACCCCCAAGCTGGTGGACGGGGCCGAGAGGTTCCAGGAGCTCAAGGGCGTGGTCTCGGTGGCGGTGGTCACCGGGCGTTTCGACCTCTTGGCCACGGTGCTCCTCACCGACAAGTTCGGGCTCACCGAGTTCTATGCCCAGGAGGTGGCCAAGGTGGACCAGGTGCTCTCCACCGAGACCTTCGTGGTCTATAAAAACTTGAACTGGCACGTGCCATATGTGCTTTGA
- a CDS encoding haloacid dehalogenase-like hydrolase translates to MKRTKSLALALMLTAILALPATAALAAADPLPSWRDGAAKQAITAFVGKVIDKGGPGYVPPAERVAVFDNDGTLWAEQPMYVQFFFALDRLKELAPQHPEWKKSPAVRAALAGDMAKLAKLGNKGILEIVGLTHAGLTGEQMQALAKTWLGTARNPKTKMLFARMIYQPMVELLAYLRTHGFKTFIVSGGGVDFIRAFSPHAYGVPPYQVIGSSLKGKFALKSGKAEVVRLPQVNSIDDGPGKPVNIALQVGLRPIMAVGNSDGDLAMLQWTAAGPGPRLMMLVHHDDAAREFAYDRKSAVGRLDKALDQARKDGWTVVSMKNDFATVFPLDQK, encoded by the coding sequence ATGAAGCGAACCAAAAGCCTGGCCTTGGCCCTGATGCTGACGGCCATCCTCGCCCTCCCGGCCACGGCCGCCCTGGCCGCCGCCGACCCCCTGCCCTCCTGGCGCGACGGCGCGGCCAAACAGGCCATAACCGCCTTCGTGGGCAAGGTGATTGACAAGGGCGGGCCGGGCTACGTGCCCCCCGCCGAGCGCGTGGCGGTGTTCGACAACGACGGCACCCTCTGGGCCGAGCAGCCCATGTACGTGCAGTTCTTTTTTGCCCTGGACCGGCTAAAAGAATTGGCGCCTCAGCACCCGGAGTGGAAAAAGAGCCCGGCGGTGCGGGCGGCCCTGGCCGGGGACATGGCCAAGCTGGCCAAGCTGGGCAACAAGGGCATCTTGGAGATCGTGGGGCTGACCCACGCCGGGCTCACCGGCGAGCAGATGCAGGCCCTGGCCAAGACCTGGCTGGGCACGGCGCGCAACCCCAAGACCAAGATGCTCTTCGCGCGGATGATCTATCAGCCCATGGTGGAGCTCCTGGCCTATCTCCGGACCCATGGGTTCAAGACCTTCATCGTCTCCGGCGGGGGGGTGGACTTCATCCGGGCCTTTTCCCCGCACGCCTACGGGGTGCCGCCCTACCAGGTGATCGGCTCCAGCCTCAAGGGCAAGTTCGCGCTCAAAAGCGGCAAGGCCGAAGTGGTGCGCCTGCCCCAGGTGAACAGCATCGACGACGGGCCGGGCAAGCCGGTGAACATCGCCTTGCAGGTCGGCCTCCGGCCCATCATGGCGGTGGGCAACTCCGACGGCGATCTGGCCATGCTGCAATGGACCGCCGCCGGGCCGGGCCCGCGCCTGATGATGCTGGTGCACCACGACGACGCGGCCCGGGAGTTCGCCTATGACCGCAAGTCCGCCGTGGGGCGTCTGGACAAGGCCCTGGACCAGGCCCGCAAGGACGGCTGGACCGTGGTCAGCATGAAAAACGATTTCGCCACGGTGTTCCCGTTGGACCAGAAATGA
- a CDS encoding tetratricopeptide repeat protein, with amino-acid sequence MALPALLLFALAAPVWAAQQAAIQTQGAYTGSQSCRECHERFYQLWAPSHHGTAMQAYSDAFAAAKLTPQAEPIKIRGESYQAQIGKGQGWVVEKTAKGDKRLPIKQALGGKNIYYFLTPMEKGRLQTLPVAYDLNKKAWFDTAKSGIRHAGDQAVDWRDPVYTFNTSCHGCHVSQYSLNYDLKTGDYRTTWKEPGINCETCHGPGEAHVKVCQAAPKGTVPKDLRITRGGRSFNHQQNNATCSTCHAKAIPLTQSFMPGDDFWDHYDLALLEHSDYYPDGRDLGENYTYTSWLMSPCAGSGKLDCLHCHTSSGRFRQKKDPNQACLPCHAERVKNAPAHTRHKADSTGNQCIACHMPMTSFAGMHRSDHSMLPPTPAATLKYKSPNACNQCHKDKDAAWADKLVRSWHKDDYQAPVLYRAGLIQAARQRDWSRLPDMLAYLDSKGRDEVFAASLIRLLRACPLEAKWAAVIKAAQDPSPLVRSSALASLGDWPTPQSAQALFAALKDPRRLVRVRAALALAGYPARGLDPQRAAALQDATQEMLRSLMARPDTWHAHYNVGNYYLERGMPREAVHSYQTALKLEPRAVMPRVNLAMAYARAGDTKRAAGQLQKALEQEPDNAAVNFNLGLLKAEQGDKKAAEKYLRAALKADPQMARAAYNLGLLLHQRAPKESMRLLFKAFEASPDPVYAYTLAFFMNQAGDRAGAAKMLALTVKNWPWYADSYLLLADIHLAANQKAEALGVLRQGVSQNGLAPRDRLRLSRKLSAVQKETK; translated from the coding sequence ATGGCGCTCCCGGCCCTGTTGTTGTTCGCCCTGGCCGCGCCGGTATGGGCGGCGCAGCAGGCGGCCATCCAGACCCAGGGCGCCTACACCGGCTCCCAGAGCTGCCGCGAGTGCCACGAGAGGTTCTATCAGCTATGGGCCCCCTCCCACCACGGCACGGCCATGCAGGCCTACAGCGACGCCTTTGCCGCCGCCAAGCTGACCCCCCAAGCCGAGCCCATCAAGATCAGAGGCGAAAGCTATCAAGCCCAGATCGGCAAAGGCCAGGGCTGGGTGGTGGAAAAGACCGCCAAGGGCGACAAGCGCCTGCCCATCAAGCAGGCCTTGGGCGGCAAGAACATCTATTACTTCCTCACGCCCATGGAAAAAGGCCGCTTGCAGACCCTGCCCGTGGCCTATGACCTAAACAAGAAGGCCTGGTTCGACACCGCCAAAAGCGGCATCCGTCACGCGGGCGACCAGGCGGTGGACTGGCGCGATCCGGTCTACACCTTCAACACCTCCTGCCACGGCTGCCACGTGAGCCAGTATTCCCTTAACTACGACCTGAAGACCGGGGACTACCGCACCACCTGGAAGGAGCCGGGCATCAACTGCGAGACCTGCCATGGCCCGGGCGAGGCGCATGTCAAGGTGTGCCAGGCCGCGCCCAAGGGCACGGTGCCGAAGGACCTCCGGATCACCCGGGGCGGGCGCAGCTTCAACCACCAGCAGAACAACGCCACCTGCTCCACCTGCCACGCCAAGGCCATCCCGCTCACCCAGAGCTTCATGCCGGGCGACGATTTTTGGGACCACTACGACCTGGCCCTGTTGGAGCACAGCGACTATTACCCGGACGGCCGGGATTTGGGGGAGAACTACACCTACACCTCCTGGCTGATGAGCCCCTGCGCCGGCTCCGGCAAGCTGGACTGCCTGCACTGCCACACCTCCAGCGGCCGCTTCCGCCAGAAGAAAGACCCCAACCAGGCCTGCCTGCCCTGCCACGCCGAGCGGGTGAAAAACGCGCCCGCCCACACCCGGCACAAGGCGGACAGCACGGGCAACCAGTGCATCGCCTGCCACATGCCCATGACCAGCTTCGCGGGCATGCACCGCAGCGACCACTCCATGCTGCCGCCCACCCCGGCGGCCACCCTCAAGTACAAGTCACCCAACGCCTGCAACCAATGCCACAAGGACAAGGACGCGGCCTGGGCCGACAAGCTGGTGCGCTCCTGGCACAAGGACGATTATCAGGCGCCGGTGCTATACCGGGCCGGGCTGATCCAGGCGGCCCGCCAGCGGGACTGGTCCCGCCTGCCGGATATGCTGGCCTATTTGGATAGCAAGGGCCGCGACGAGGTTTTCGCCGCCTCGCTGATCCGCCTGCTGCGGGCCTGCCCCCTGGAGGCCAAGTGGGCCGCCGTCATCAAGGCCGCCCAGGACCCCTCGCCCCTGGTGCGCTCCTCGGCCCTGGCCTCGCTGGGCGACTGGCCCACGCCCCAGTCGGCCCAGGCGCTTTTCGCCGCCCTGAAGGACCCGCGCCGCCTGGTGCGGGTGCGCGCGGCCCTGGCCCTGGCCGGCTACCCGGCCCGGGGGCTGGACCCGCAAAGGGCCGCCGCGCTCCAGGATGCCACACAGGAGATGCTGCGCTCCCTGATGGCCCGGCCCGACACCTGGCACGCCCACTACAACGTGGGCAACTATTACCTGGAGCGGGGTATGCCCCGGGAGGCGGTCCATTCCTACCAAACGGCTCTGAAGCTGGAGCCCCGGGCGGTGATGCCCCGGGTGAACCTGGCCATGGCCTACGCCCGCGCCGGAGACACGAAGCGGGCCGCCGGTCAGCTGCAAAAGGCCCTGGAGCAGGAGCCGGACAACGCGGCGGTGAATTTCAACCTAGGGCTGCTCAAGGCCGAACAGGGCGACAAAAAGGCGGCGGAGAAATACCTGCGGGCCGCGCTCAAGGCAGACCCCCAGATGGCCCGGGCCGCCTACAACCTGGGCTTGCTGCTGCACCAGCGCGCCCCCAAGGAGTCCATGCGCCTACTGTTCAAGGCCTTTGAGGCCAGCCCGGACCCGGTCTACGCCTACACCCTGGCCTTTTTCATGAACCAAGCCGGCGACCGG